The segment CGGCACGAGCGGGCGATGGCGCGGCTCGCCAGCGCGTCGAAGGGCTGCCGCTGAAAGGGCGGCTCGGATTCTCCGTCGGTATCGACGAACGCAACCGGCTGGTGGTTGATAAACTCGACCCGGAGCGTCTTGCCTTCGCTTCAGGGCTGCATGAAGGGGACATCATTCGTCAAGTTGACGGCGCCCGGGTGACCAGCCAGAAACAGCTTATCGAACGCATCATCCGCGGGCTCAATGGTATCGGCGCCACCCTCAGCATTCAGCGCGACGGACAGCCGATGACCGTAATCCTTCGGCCCCGGCAGGCTGCACCGCTGACTGACGAGTACTTCTGGAATGAGGTCGATTCGCCCCGGTACGATTACCCGCAATCGCCGGATGCGTCAGGCGACAGCTCAGCCCCGAATGAGTAGCGACTCCGAACAGAAGCCCGGACCAAGCGCCGACACCACACAATGGCCGACCTCCGAGACCGCCCGCTCCCGCAGGTATCGTTCCAGCACGAACAGGACCGTGACTGACGACATATTGCCGAAGTCGCGAAGGGTCTCCCGAGAGAAACGAAAGGCCTCTTCGGCTGTGCCGTACGCAGTGCGGTATGCGTCGAGCACCTTCTTCCCGCCCGGGTGGTAGAGGAAACAGCGGATATCATCGCGGGCCAAACCGTTTTGCTTCAAAAAGACATCGAGTTCCGTAGCCGAGTTCTCCGCTACCAGATCGGGGATGCGCCGGTCGAACACCACCTGAAGGCCACGCGACTGAATATTCCAGCCCATGACATCAAGGGAGTCGGGATAGAAATTGGACTGTGTGGCCAGAATGTGCGGCCCGCCGCCGTGGACGTAATCCCCGCTCACCAGCACGGCCGCAGCGCCTTCACCGAAAAGCGCGGTCGCGACCAGATTGCTGCGGGAGAAGTCATCATGCATGAATGTCAGGCCGCACAATTCGACGGCGACAATCAGCACCCGGTGTTCCGGGTGGCCGATCGCATAGTGGTGCGCGTGGGACAGCGCCGCCGCGCCGCCGGCGCACCCCAGCCCCCAGATCGGCGTCCGGCGGACGTCCGTGCGGAGATTCAGTGTGTTGATCAGGCGGGCGTCGATCGACGGCGTCGCCAGGCCGGTCGTGTTGATGTAGACGATGTAGTCGATCTGTGCCGGACTTATCCCGGCGAGTTCAAACAACCGCACGCATGCGTCGGCGCCCAGTCGAGTGGCTGATTCGATGTACGCGGCGTTTTTCTCCTCAAGCGAATGCTCGACCGCAAACCACTCCAACGGCATGGTGAAATAGCGCCGTTCTATACCGGTATTGTCAAACAGTGACAGCCGAAGATCGAGATCATCGAAATGCCCGGCGAAAAGCGTTCGCGCAAATCTGCGTGCCGTTGCCTGGTCGATTTCATGAGTCGGTACGGCTGTCGTAATTGCGTCGATTGTGGGCATGGTACACTGATCCGTGCTTGTCGGTCATTCCCGTTGAGACCGCGCGGTTGGCCGAAGCGAAGATTCATCGCCGGACCGAGCTATGCCGGTGCTGTCGTCCGCAGGCCCGTGATATGGTCACCGGTCAACCGGCGCCCATGGACAGGTACCGACATCCGGCACCACGCCCGTCTACTGCGATTTGCTGAAGGCTACAGCGTCTAGTAGCTCTTGTCCGCGTAAGCGCTGGTCGGTACGATACAAATGAATTCAAACGGCTCGTCGTACGGATTATCGAACTGGTGTTCGGCGTTGGGGGGCACGACGGCGAAATCTTTCGGCCCCACCTCGTGAACGGCAGTGCCGATCCGAAGCCGGCCGCGGCCGCTCACCACGTAGTTGATATGTTCCCACTCGTGCTGGTGTCGCGGCGTATGCCCACCCGGCTCGATCTGGAACAAGCGGAGCACATGATTGCCCCAGCCTTCTTTTGGTCCGATAACCTCGGTGCCCGTGGCTTTGTCGACACCGTCCATCTGGAGCGGCTTCTTGACGATGTCGGTATATGCAAAAACACCCATTGCTTCCTCCATTCGTAGTACGCCCAATATACTAGCCGGCGTTGGGACAGGCAACCCGTCAACACAGGGAGCCCCGTCAGGTCAGCGGTGGAGGTGAATCGGCAGCGCCGACGCTTGTTTTGTCGGCCTTGCCAACAACCACGCGCTTCCCTATATTTGCCCAAATCAATCCGAA is part of the Candidatus Zixiibacteriota bacterium genome and harbors:
- a CDS encoding cupin domain-containing protein, with the translated sequence MGVFAYTDIVKKPLQMDGVDKATGTEVIGPKEGWGNHVLRLFQIEPGGHTPRHQHEWEHINYVVSGRGRLRIGTAVHEVGPKDFAVVPPNAEHQFDNPYDEPFEFICIVPTSAYADKSY
- a CDS encoding 3-oxoacyl-[acyl-carrier-protein] synthase III C-terminal domain-containing protein, whose amino-acid sequence is MPTIDAITTAVPTHEIDQATARRFARTLFAGHFDDLDLRLSLFDNTGIERRYFTMPLEWFAVEHSLEEKNAAYIESATRLGADACVRLFELAGISPAQIDYIVYINTTGLATPSIDARLINTLNLRTDVRRTPIWGLGCAGGAAALSHAHHYAIGHPEHRVLIVAVELCGLTFMHDDFSRSNLVATALFGEGAAAVLVSGDYVHGGGPHILATQSNFYPDSLDVMGWNIQSRGLQVVFDRRIPDLVAENSATELDVFLKQNGLARDDIRCFLYHPGGKKVLDAYRTAYGTAEEAFRFSRETLRDFGNMSSVTVLFVLERYLRERAVSEVGHCVVSALGPGFCSESLLIRG